CCCCCTGGCAGAAACTGCTTGACAGTCAAGACAGTTGCTGGACCCCGATTCGTGGCCGGGTGGTGGTGAATAGTTACGACGCTCGAAGAGGTGGACACCATCAACCTCAGCCTGGCGCGTGCCATGGCCATCGTCCAGATGCTGGCCGAATGCGGTCCCGAACGGCGGCAAGGACCGGGCGAACGCAGGCATTCAGTTTTTACTCGCTCAATGCATCAAAAAGCGCTATATTCGCATTGTGAAAAGTGCGCACAAGGAGAATACCCATGAACATCGTCGATGATATCAGGCCCTTGACGGAATTCAAACGGGATACCGCGCAATTCGTTGCCCATCTCCGGGAGACGGGCCGCCCCGCCGTGTTGACGGTGAACGGCAAGCCTGCGCTGGTGATCATGGATGCCGAAGCCTGGCAAGAGGCACAGGATCAGATTGAGTATGCACGCACCGTCACGGCCATTCGGCAGGGATTGCTCCAGGCCCGCGCCGGACAGGGCACAGAAGCAACTCTCTTTTTCGAGTCTCTTGGCGTCAAGGAGTCATGAAGCGTTACCGCGTGATCATCACCCCCAACGCAGCGGACAACCTCCGCGGAGCCCATGGGTGGTTCAAGGCGGAAAATCCACAATATGCCGCCCGTTGGTTGCAAGGCATCAAAGAAGCCATTCTCGACTTGGGCTCCATCCCCGAATCCCATC
This sequence is a window from Magnetococcales bacterium. Protein-coding genes within it:
- a CDS encoding type II toxin-antitoxin system Phd/YefM family antitoxin — encoded protein: MNIVDDIRPLTEFKRDTAQFVAHLRETGRPAVLTVNGKPALVIMDAEAWQEAQDQIEYARTVTAIRQGLLQARAGQGTEATLFFESLGVKES